Proteins from one Antennarius striatus isolate MH-2024 chromosome 12, ASM4005453v1, whole genome shotgun sequence genomic window:
- the phf11 gene encoding uncharacterized protein phf11 — MWIFSKPGNHVQGESRKWLAVRRRRPSRYCKTISPDMSYDYKVFCVLCQRSEETKLTGTLSTKKQVTAHQNCLLFSSGICCQNSPQFDDLFGFAVEDVVEEVKRGSKLKCSKCKKRGATAGCEVGRCKKSYHYPCAVQDGAVIVEDPVMGTYKLFCLHHIPRENSTFADGCASSSSSSERPSEAGLSKKKACGDSTAEMLSGNSSDSSASGSFRRLSRKRRLSSTDKEDAESPTECASGKQGKQPESRDECVEEDRRERESQSQDVEASMESPPVSTASATTQTQPRPLITTTGALIVKAEDGGVSPDQRPEVYSPPVTPQNCPGSPSSQDLLTPGSVTGFPSCSSLDIPPALRETTPSPAEPPSEPEAGIDPSSFWRSCNAAGCTQAMFTAFTDEMNIISNRIQKWRASDEDYRLALAVMEASGKLAELVAKQQRELERKQAELTKAAAAMQEVVSALRR, encoded by the exons GATATTTTCAAAACCTGGCAACCACGTCCAGGGGGAAAGCCGGAAGTGGCTGGCCGTGCGGAGGAGAAGACCATCCCGATACTGCAAGACCATTAGTCCAGATATGAGTTACGATTACAAGGTCTTCTGTGTCCTTTGTCAGCGGTCCGAGGAGACAAAACTAACCGGAACCTTGTCGACTAAGaagcaggtcacagcccatcAGAACTGTCTG CTGTTTTCCTCTGGTATTTGCTGTCAGAATTCTCCACAGTTTGATGATCTGTTTGGGTTTGCTGTGGAGGACGTTGTGGAAGAGGTGAAACGAGGAAGCAAACTG AAATGTTCTAAATGTAAGAAGAGAGGCGCTACTGCTGGATGTGAAGTTGGACGATGCAAAAAGTCCTACCACTACCCCTGTGCTGTCCAAGACGGAGCCGTGATCGTCGAGGATCCAGTCATGGGGACCTACAA GCTGTTCTGTCTCCATCACATTCCACGAG AAAACAGCACCTTTGCGGACGGATGtgcgtcctcctcctcttcctctgagcgTCCCAGTGAAGCCGGACTGTCTAAG AAGAAGGCCTGTG GTGACTCCACAGCAGAGATGCTATCCGGGAACAGCAGCGACTCCAGCGCGTCCGGCAGCTTCAGGCGTTTATCTCGAAAG AGACGGCTAAGCTCCACTGACAA AGAAGACGCTGAAAGTCCTACTGAGTGTGCATCAG GAAAACAAGGAAAACAACCAGAAAGCAGAGATGAATGCGTTGAGGAAGATAGAAGA GAAAGGgagtcacagagtcaggatgTAGAGGCCAGCATGGAGAGTCCTCCAGTTTCAACAGCAAGTGCTACAACCCAGACTCAACCTAGACCTCTTATAACAACGACAGGAGCCTTAATAGTAAAGGCTGAGGATGGAG GGGTTAGTCCTGACCAGAGGCCAGAGGTCTACAGCCCCCCTGTCACACCTCAGAACTGCCCCGGCTCTCCTTCCTCTCAGGACCTCTTGACCCCCGGTAGCGTGACAGGCTTTCCTTCATGTTCCAGTCTGGACATTCCCCCAGCTCTACGTGAAACCACCCCCTCCCCAGCTGAACCCCCGTCTGAACCAGAGGCCGGCATCGACCCCAGCAGCTTCTGGAGAAGCTGCAACGCTGCGGGATGCACGCAGGCCATGTTCACGGCGTTCACTGATGAGATGAACATCATCTCCAACAGGATTCAAAAGTGGCGGGccagtgatgaag ATTATCGTCTTGCACTAGCAGTGATGGAGGCCTCTGGGAAACTGGCAGAGCTCGTAGCCAAGCAGCAGCGAG AATTAGAACGCAAACAAGCGGAGCTGACAAAGGCAGCAGCGGCCATGCAGGAGGTTGTTTCAGCGCTGAGGAGGTGA